In Tenrec ecaudatus isolate mTenEca1 chromosome 4, mTenEca1.hap1, whole genome shotgun sequence, a single window of DNA contains:
- the WNT11 gene encoding protein Wnt-11, whose amino-acid sequence MRARPLVCEALFLALALQTGVCYGIKWLALSKTPTALALNQTQHCKQLEGLVSAQVQLCRSNLELMHTIVHAAREVVKACRRAFADMRWNCSSIELAPNYLLDLERGTRESAFVYALSAAAISHAIARACTSGDLPGCSCGPVPGEPPGPGNRWGGCADNLSYGLLMGAKFSDAPMKVKKTGSQANKLMRLHNSEVGRQALRASLEVKCKCHGVSGSCSIRTCWKGLQELRDVASDLKTRYLSATKVVHRPMGTRKHLVPKDLDIRPVKDSELVYLQSSPDFCMKNEKVGSHGTQDRQCNKTSNGSDSCDLMCCGRGYNPYTDRVVERCHCKYHWCCYVTCRKCERTVERYVCK is encoded by the exons ATGAGGGCGCGGCCGCTGGTCTGCGAGGCACTGTTCCTCGCCCTTGCCCTGCAGACCGGCGTGTGCTATGGCATCAAGTGGCT GGCGCTGTCCAAGACGCCCACGGCCCTGGCGCTGAACCAGACGCAGCACTGCAAACAGCTGGAGGGCCTGGTGTCCGCACAGGTGCAGCTGTGCCGCAGCAACCTGGAGCTCATGCACACCATCGTGCACGCTGCCCGCGAGGTCGTGAAGGCCTGCCGCCGGGCCTTCGCTGACATGCGCTGGAACTGCTCCTCCATCGAGCTCGCCCCCAACTACCTGCTAGACCTGGAGAGAG GGACCCGGGAGTCGGCCTTCGTGTACGCACTGTCGGCCGCCGCCATCAGCCACGCCATCGCCCGGGCCTGTACCTCCGGTGACCTGCCCGGCTGCTCCTGCGGCCCTGTCCCAGGTGAGCCACCCGGGCCCGGGAACCGCTGGGGAGGATGTGCGGACAACCTCAGCTACGGGCTCCTCATGGGGGCCAAGTTTTCCGATGCTCCTATGAAGGTGAAAAAAACAGGATCCCAAGCCAATAAACTGATGCGTCTACACAACAGTGAAGTGGGGAGACAG GCTCTCCGTGCCTCCCTGGAAGTGAAGTGTAAGTGCCACGGGGTGTCTGGTTCCTGCTCCATCCGCACCTGCTGGAAGGGGCTGCAGGAGCTGCGGGATGTGGCCTCTGACCTCAAGACCCGCTACCTGTCGGCCACCAAGGTAGTGCACCGACCCATGGGCACCCGCAAGCACCTGGTGCCCAAGGACCTGGATATCCGGCCCGTGAAGGACTCGGAACTGGTCTACCTGCAGAGTTCGCCCGACTTCTGCATGAAGAACGAGAAGGTGGGCTCCCACGGCACCCAGGACAG GCAGTGCAACAAGACTTCCAACGGCAGTGATAGCTGCGACCTCATGTGCTGTGGGCGAGGCTACAACCCCTACACAGACCGCGTGGTCGAGCGGTGCCACTGCAAGTACCACTGGTGCTGCTACGTCACCTGTCGCAAGTGCGAGCGCACCGTGGAGCGCTACGTCTGCAAGTGA